The DNA region TAATGAGTTCCACGGAGGCAGATTACGCCGCCAACCTCGAACTCGCAAAAATCGGCATTTCAGAAGACGAAAGGGAAGGATCAAGAACAACCTCCGGACATGAAGAGGTCTCCGAGGTCCATACCCCGGGCCTTAAAACGGTTGAGGATGTGGCGCAGCTTTTAAAAGTCGGTCCGGAAAAATTGATAAAGACCCTTATAGTGCATACCGAAACGGAACCGGTCGTTGCGCTCGTAAGGGGAGACACAGAGCTCAGTCTAACCAAGCTTCGAAATTTTCTCGGATGTGATGTCGCAGAACTTGCTGATCCGCAGACAATTCTGGAAGTTTCAGGAGGCCCGCTTGGATTCAGCGGACCCGTGGAACTTAAGAGAAAGAACGTGAGAGTGATTGCGGACAAATCCGTTCGCAATATGAAAAACGCCGTAACGGGAGCCAACAAAGGCGATTATCACATAACCGGCGTTAACCCCGGGCGGGACTTTGAAGCCGATTCCTATGCGGACATAAGGGTGGCGAGGGAAGGGGACCCGTGCCCGGTTTCTGAAAACGGAGTTCTGAAGGCGTCAAGGGGCATTGAAGTCGGTCATGTTTTCAAGCTTGGGACCAAGTACAGCGAAGCCATGGGAGCCACCTACGTAAATGAGAACGGAGTGGAAAAACCGCTTGTTATGGGTTGTTACGGAATCGGGATAGGAAGAACGGTAGCAGCGGCGATAGAACAGAATAACGATGAGTACGGAATAAAATTTCCCGTCCCCATAGCTCCGTTTGAAGTTTCCGTGCTTCCGATAAACATGAAGCAGCAGGATGTGAAGGACGCAGCGGAGAAAGTGTACTCAGCGCTTCTCCACGATGGAGTGGATGTTCTTATTGATGACAGAGCGGAGACCGCTGGGGTGAAATTCAAAGACTCGGATCTGCTCGGAATCCCGATTCAGGTCACTGTCGGGCAAAGAAGCCTGAAAGAGGGCAAGGTGGAGATAAAAAATAGAAACTCCGGTAAGAGAATAAGCATTATGGTAGAAGAAGTCTCGGGAGAAATTGCTGCTCTTTTGGCTGAAGAGAGATAAGAAGAAGAACACCGGGGTGGAAATTTTGGGGTTTATATACTGCCCAAAAGTGTGATAAGATGTGAGCATGGGCTTAATGTATTCCCTACAGATCAGGTTCGAGATAATACTGCAGCGTCTGAACAGCATAGAGAAGCGCTTAAAATGAGCCACGCAGAAGTTAAAATCCAGGTCGATCAGTTCAAAGGAGCTCTGATAATAAGCGTATCCGGCGAGATTAAAGGCCTGAGCGGACGGGAATTTCACAACGCGATATTCCAGGAAATCCAGGGGCAGGAAGTCCCTATAGTTCTAGACCTCAAAGGGCTGACCTACATCAACAGCACGGGACTGCGCTCGATCCTGCTTGTCGCCAAAAGGCAGCAGGACATCAAATCGAAATTCGCGGTGTGCTCCCTGTCCAAACCTATGAGAGAAATATTCGAGATCACGTGCTTTGACCGGATCATGTCGGTGCTTCATTCCCGCTCCGAAGCCATAGAAGCGGTAACTTAAAAGTCCGCCAACACTTAGTTGCTTCTTCCGAAGGTGAAGTTTCCTTCTTTGTCCAGATCCACTTTTACCGTGACCGCATCCTTGAAATTTCCTTTCAATATCTCGTTTGCAAGCGGGTCCTGTATATATTTCTGTACGGCGCGTTTAAGGGGCCTTGCCCCGAAAACGGGATCGTAACCAATATCAACCAGTCTTGTAACGGCTTTCTTGGAGAGTTCTATGGCGAGATTTTTCTCCGCAAGCCTCTCTCTCAGGTATCCAATCTGGATCTCGGCTATCTCAATGAGGTCTGTTCTTTTCAGGGCGCTGAATATGACAACTTCGTCAATTCTGTTTAGAAACTCGGGACGAAAATAATTTCTGAGCATCTCGTTTATCTTATTTTCCATTTCCTCGCTGTCTCCTGACGACTCCTGTATGTGCTGGCTCCCCAGGTTTGAGGTCATTATTATTACGGTGTTGCGGAAATCAACGGTTCTCCCCTGTCCGTCGGTGAGTCTTCCGTCGTCAAGAATCTGAAGAAGCAGGTTAAACACATCGGAGTGCGCTTTTTCTATCTCGTCAAAAAGCACCACGGAGTAGGGTCGTCTCCTCACGGTTTCCGAGAGCTGTCCCCCTTCCTCGTATCCGATATATCCGGGAGGGGCTCCGATCAGTCTTGATACCGAGTGCTTCTCCATATACTCGCTCATGTCAATCCGTACGATCGCGTCTTCATCATCAAACATGAATTCGGCAAGTGATCTGGCAAGTTCGGTCTTCCCGACCCCCGTGGGCCCGAGGAACATGAACGAGCTTATCGGCCTTTTCGGATCGGAGAGCCCGGCCCTTGACCTGCGAAGCGCATTTGAGACCAGTCTTATGGGCTCCGGCTGTCCCACCACCCGCTTCGAGAGTCTTTCTTCCATATGAACGAGTTTCTCGACCTCCTCCTCAACCAAGCTTGATACTGGTATTCCCGTCCATTTTGACACAACCGCGGCTATATCCTCGGCACTTACTTCCTCGCGAAGCATTTTCCTTTGACTCTGTATTTCGGAGAGCTCCCCACCGAGGTTCTCCATATCCTTTTCAAGCTCCGGAATTCTGCCGTAAAGAAATTCCGATGCGCGGGAGAGATCTCCTTCTCTCTGTGCTCTCTCCGCATCCATTCTTCCGGTTTCTATTTCCTCCTTGGTCTTTCTTATCCTCGATATGCAGTCTTTTTCCTTCTGCCAGTGCGCTTCAAGCACCTCCGCTTCCTCTTTCAGTTCCGAGAGGTTTTTCTCAATCTCTTCAAGTTTTCCCCGAAGTTCAGGATCCTGCTCTTTTCTAAATCCCTCCCTTTCTATCTCAAGGCGCATTATCTTCCTTTTTATCTCGTCTATCTCCGTCGGCACGGAGTCAATCTCCATTTTGAGCCGTGCAGAGGCCTCGTCCATCAGGTCAACGGCCTTATCGGGCAGAAATCGCCCGGAGATATACCTGTCTGAAAGCTGGGAGGCGGCAACAAGGGCTTCGTCCTTGATTTTTACCCCGTGGTGAACCTCGTACTTTTCCTTAAGACCCCTTAGGATCGATACGGTTTCCTCAACGGAGGGTTCATCGACGTAGACCTGCTGAAACCTCCGCTCAAGGGCTGCGTCCTTTTCTATGTGATTTCTGTATTCATCAAGAGTGGTCGCACCTATGCAGTGAAGTTCTCCGCGCGCAAGGGCCGGCTTTAGCATGTTTGACGCGTCCATCGCTCCATCGGCCGCTCCGGCTCCAACTACGGTGTGTATCTCGTCTATGAAAAGAATTATCTCCCCTTGGGATTCCGTGACTTCTTTCAGCACAGCCTTGAGTCTCTCCTCGAACTGTCCCCTGTACTTTGCTCCTGCAAGCAGGGATCCAAGATCTAGGGAAATCAATTTTTTGTCCTTAAGTCCCTCGGGAACATCGGAGTCAACTATGCGCTGTGCCAGCCCCTCCACTATGGCTGTTTTCCCCACTCCGGGTTCCCCTATGAGCACAGGGTTGTTCTTCGTTCTTCGAAGGAGCACCCGTATCACGTTCCTTATCTCGTCATCTCTTCCTATTACCGGGTCTACCTTCCCGCTTCGGGCAAGTTCGGTGAAGTCCTTTCCGTACTGGTGAAGCGGTTCCATGGTGTCTTCAGGATTCTGCGTGTTCACTGTCTGGTTACCTCTCAGTTCTTTAAGTACTTTTAAGATCCCTTCCTTAGTCACCCCTGATTCTGAAAACCCGTTTCCCAAGGCCCCGGAGGCGAGAGAAACAACTCCAATCAGAAGGTGTTCAGTGCTCACGTACGCGTCTCCAAGATGGTGCGCTTCCTTGTCGGCCGACCGGATGGCAGAATCAAGTTCTCTGCTCATGTATATCTGGTCAGATGCCCCTTTCACCTTGGGAAGCTTGGATATCTGCTCGGCGGCCGTCCGCGCAAGCTCCCGGGGGTCGGATTCCAGTCGCTCCAGAATCTTGGTCGGCATCCCGGGCTGACTTACAAGAGCCGCGAACAGATGAGGCAGGTCAATCACCTGATTTCCGCCGTCGCTAGCCGCGTTTTGTGCCTCCAGAATGGCTTCCTGAGCCTTCAATGTGAATTTTTCAGGCGAAATCATCTCAGACACAAAATAATTCTTCTTTGTGCGGAATCAAGGAATTGCCCGAAATTGAAAACGGGCGGGGAAAGGGAGCAAGAAAAGATCGCGCAATAGCCCCCTGAGTGCGGTTAAAACACCGCACGCACAGATTGGCTGCACAGAAAAAAACGATGAATTGCAAGGAACGCCGATTAAAGCGTATCTGCGCTATTTCCCGAGGATGCTCACGACGCAGGTAATTCCGTCCATGGCGGGCTGGGCGCCTCCCATGGTCTCGATGATGCCGACTTTCGCATCTTTTACCTGGCGCTCCGGCTCGACTTCCCCTCTTATCTGCCTTACGATCTCGGCAGTCTGAAGAAGTCCTGTAGCTCCGACCGGATGTCCCCGTGAAAGCAGGCCGCCGCTTGGGTTGACCGCGACTTTGTCGCCTCCGACCCATGTGCTTTTTTCGTCTATGAGAGTTGCTCCCTCTCCCTTCTCGCAAAAGCCGAGAGATTCGACAACCATCATTTCCGCTATTGAGAAAGCATCGTGAATTTCGGCTACGTCCATGTCTTCGGGCCCCAGTCCCGCCATCTCGTAAGCCATCTGGGAGGTTCTCCAGACGTTCTCCGAAGGATCGCAGGTAAGGCCTGTGGGGCTGCTGTATTTGCCCGACTGCGCGACGCATCCCAGGATCTTTATCGGCATCTTTTTAGCAAGCTCTCCGACATGCTCCTCGGAACACAGCACCGCGGCCGCGGCTGCGTCTCCAACGGGACAGCACATGTTACGCGTAAGCGGGTCGGCGATCACCGGCGCACCCAGCACTTCTTCCACGGTTGTAGTCTTTCTGTACTGGGCAAGAGGATTGAGCGAAGCATGGTAGCGGCTTTTTACGACGACTTCGGCCAGCTGTTCAATCGTGACCCCGTATTCGCTCATGTACTTTGAAGCTCTTATGGCGTAGAGCCCGGGCATTCCCATACCTATGGATACCTCAAGGTCATCTTCCTCGAGGGGCAGGGGACCACCGGAGAGAATTCTGCTCAGATTCTCAACGCCCAGAGCGAGCGCTATGTCGTACTGACCGTAGGCCACGGTTCTCCAGGCTTCCCACAGGGAAAGGGTTCCGCTTCCGCAGGCACCCTCCACATTTATGGTGGGCTGTCCGACAAGTCCTATATCCTTAAGCGCTCTCTGCCCGACTCCCATGCCTTGGTAGACATGGCCGCAAAAGGCGATTTCTATCTTTCGCGCGTGAATTCCCGAATCCTGTATCGCGGCCCATGCGGCTTCTCTTGCGAGAATGTGAGCCGGTTTATCGGGAAATCTTCCGCAGGCGGTGTTTCCCACTCCTATTATGTATACGTCTCTCATTAATAACTCCTCCTGCTTGCGCTATAATTTCGGCGATAAATGTATACCAAACTATCCGCATTGTAAAATTTAAGGAATTTTGATTTTTGATGATGAAATTTCTGCGATTTAGTGGTATGATGTTCGGAGATGTTATGCAGTTTCAGCTTTATTCTGAACAAAAAATACCCAGATAGGAGGTTATTAATATGAGTGATGTACCAAGTGCCAGCGAAGTTGGTAGTATCATGGACACTTTCAGTTCCATAGGAACAAGAAGGTCCATCAGGTGGTATGAGCCGCATAAGTCCGTTGAGAAATGGAAGGTTCAGGCCATGCTGGAAGCTGCCCGGCTTTCTCCTACGGCAGGCAACTTCAATGGGCAAAGAGCAATAGTTGTATACAGGGATGAAGATCCCGAAATATGGGAGTTTATATCCGACTGGAGTCAGATCACAACGCAGATGGCCCCCGTGCTTATCTTCTGGTGTTATGACATGGCCAACTACGACACAATGGGTCAGTCTATCCACGACCTTCTAAGAACTGGAGCACTCGATAAGGCGCACGGCTGGGAATATGACAGGGTATCCAGGCTGTTCCCGCTTGCCGCAATGCTTCCCGATGCGGTACTGCACCGTCTTGCTGCGATCGATCTTGGAAATGCGATACAGAACGCCTGTCTTGTTGCGACGTCCTTGGGTCTCGGGACCTGTCTTAACGGCGCCAGCGGTGGAGCCAGGAGGAACACGAAAGCAAAGTTCAATCTTCCAGACACTTACGTTTTCAGCTGGCTTATGACCGTCGGTTATCCCGCAGAAAGCATGGACGGCGGCGGAGCAAGAAGCCGGCCCCCGTTTGGAACAATGTTCTTCGAAAAGCAGGTCGGAAACGCTTTCCCGAGAGACCCCGAGGTAGTAAAGCTTCTAGAGGATCTGAACATGCTTCAGCCGGCAGGACCTCTTCCCGGAAGACTCGAGGAGATAAACAAGCTCACCAGGCGTTTCGGTCTCGGAGACGAGTGGCTTACGGACTGGCAGCTTGAAGAGTCCCAGCTTGGGGATCTTGCGGGAGACAAGAAACCTGCACCCCTCAGTGCCGATGCAGTCCAGGCTTCGGTCGCGGGCGCATCCGCTGACCCCTCGGGCTTTACCCTCAAACCGACCGTAAAGCGGGAGGAGATCCAGAAGTACAGGGAAGAAAAAGGCATTGGGGATGCCGACTAGTTCTTATCAAAAATAAACAAGGAGGTTTTGGTAATGGCAGAAATAACGTTCAATATTCCAGATCCGATTCATGACAAGATAAAGAAAAGAGCCGAGCAGACCAAGAACAGCGATGTTGGTATTATAATCGCCACTCT from Candidatus Dadabacteria bacterium includes:
- a CDS encoding STAS domain-containing protein, with the protein product MSHAEVKIQVDQFKGALIISVSGEIKGLSGREFHNAIFQEIQGQEVPIVLDLKGLTYINSTGLRSILLVAKRQQDIKSKFAVCSLSKPMREIFEITCFDRIMSVLHSRSEAIEAVT
- the clpB gene encoding ATP-dependent chaperone ClpB, with translation MISPEKFTLKAQEAILEAQNAASDGGNQVIDLPHLFAALVSQPGMPTKILERLESDPRELARTAAEQISKLPKVKGASDQIYMSRELDSAIRSADKEAHHLGDAYVSTEHLLIGVVSLASGALGNGFSESGVTKEGILKVLKELRGNQTVNTQNPEDTMEPLHQYGKDFTELARSGKVDPVIGRDDEIRNVIRVLLRRTKNNPVLIGEPGVGKTAIVEGLAQRIVDSDVPEGLKDKKLISLDLGSLLAGAKYRGQFEERLKAVLKEVTESQGEIILFIDEIHTVVGAGAADGAMDASNMLKPALARGELHCIGATTLDEYRNHIEKDAALERRFQQVYVDEPSVEETVSILRGLKEKYEVHHGVKIKDEALVAASQLSDRYISGRFLPDKAVDLMDEASARLKMEIDSVPTEIDEIKRKIMRLEIEREGFRKEQDPELRGKLEEIEKNLSELKEEAEVLEAHWQKEKDCISRIRKTKEEIETGRMDAERAQREGDLSRASEFLYGRIPELEKDMENLGGELSEIQSQRKMLREEVSAEDIAAVVSKWTGIPVSSLVEEEVEKLVHMEERLSKRVVGQPEPIRLVSNALRRSRAGLSDPKRPISSFMFLGPTGVGKTELARSLAEFMFDDEDAIVRIDMSEYMEKHSVSRLIGAPPGYIGYEEGGQLSETVRRRPYSVVLFDEIEKAHSDVFNLLLQILDDGRLTDGQGRTVDFRNTVIIMTSNLGSQHIQESSGDSEEMENKINEMLRNYFRPEFLNRIDEVVIFSALKRTDLIEIAEIQIGYLRERLAEKNLAIELSKKAVTRLVDIGYDPVFGARPLKRAVQKYIQDPLANEILKGNFKDAVTVKVDLDKEGNFTFGRSN
- a CDS encoding nitroreductase family protein, whose translation is MSDVPSASEVGSIMDTFSSIGTRRSIRWYEPHKSVEKWKVQAMLEAARLSPTAGNFNGQRAIVVYRDEDPEIWEFISDWSQITTQMAPVLIFWCYDMANYDTMGQSIHDLLRTGALDKAHGWEYDRVSRLFPLAAMLPDAVLHRLAAIDLGNAIQNACLVATSLGLGTCLNGASGGARRNTKAKFNLPDTYVFSWLMTVGYPAESMDGGGARSRPPFGTMFFEKQVGNAFPRDPEVVKLLEDLNMLQPAGPLPGRLEEINKLTRRFGLGDEWLTDWQLEESQLGDLAGDKKPAPLSADAVQASVAGASADPSGFTLKPTVKREEIQKYREEKGIGDAD
- a CDS encoding thiolase family protein, giving the protein MRDVYIIGVGNTACGRFPDKPAHILAREAAWAAIQDSGIHARKIEIAFCGHVYQGMGVGQRALKDIGLVGQPTINVEGACGSGTLSLWEAWRTVAYGQYDIALALGVENLSRILSGGPLPLEEDDLEVSIGMGMPGLYAIRASKYMSEYGVTIEQLAEVVVKSRYHASLNPLAQYRKTTTVEEVLGAPVIADPLTRNMCCPVGDAAAAAVLCSEEHVGELAKKMPIKILGCVAQSGKYSSPTGLTCDPSENVWRTSQMAYEMAGLGPEDMDVAEIHDAFSIAEMMVVESLGFCEKGEGATLIDEKSTWVGGDKVAVNPSGGLLSRGHPVGATGLLQTAEIVRQIRGEVEPERQVKDAKVGIIETMGGAQPAMDGITCVVSILGK
- a CDS encoding proline--tRNA ligase, producing MRFSSYFIPTVKEDPSDAEIISHKLMVRAGMIRKLAAGIYNYLPLGLRSIRKVENIVREEMNRAGAIELLMPAVLPAEPWIESARWDYYGKELLRFKDRAERDFCLGPTHEEIITDIVRKEIRSYKQLPVNFYQIQTKFRDEIRPRFGVMRAREFIMKDAYSFDVSDEGADRSYQAMYDAYVRIFERCGLAFSVVAADSGNIGGSFSHEFMVTADTGEDVIMSSTEADYAANLELAKIGISEDEREGSRTTSGHEEVSEVHTPGLKTVEDVAQLLKVGPEKLIKTLIVHTETEPVVALVRGDTELSLTKLRNFLGCDVAELADPQTILEVSGGPLGFSGPVELKRKNVRVIADKSVRNMKNAVTGANKGDYHITGVNPGRDFEADSYADIRVAREGDPCPVSENGVLKASRGIEVGHVFKLGTKYSEAMGATYVNENGVEKPLVMGCYGIGIGRTVAAAIEQNNDEYGIKFPVPIAPFEVSVLPINMKQQDVKDAAEKVYSALLHDGVDVLIDDRAETAGVKFKDSDLLGIPIQVTVGQRSLKEGKVEIKNRNSGKRISIMVEEVSGEIAALLAEER